Proteins from one Capricornis sumatraensis isolate serow.1 chromosome 2, serow.2, whole genome shotgun sequence genomic window:
- the FDPS gene encoding farnesyl pyrophosphate synthase isoform X2 has protein sequence MNGDQKLDAFAQERQDFIQHFSQIVKVLTEEDIGHPETGDAITRLKEVLEYNAIGGKYNRGLTVVVTFRELVEPGKQDPDSLQRALTVGWCVELLQAFFLVSDDIMDSSLTRRGQTCWYLKPGIGLDAINDAFLLESSIYRLLKLYCREQPYYLNLIELFLQSSYQTEIGQTLDLITAPQGNVDLGRFTEKRYKSIVKYKTAFYSFYLPVAAAMYMAGIDGEKEHANAKKILLEMGEFFQIQDDYLDLFGDPSVTGKVGTDIQDNKCSWLVVQCLQRASPEQRQILQENYGQKEAEKVARVKALYEEMNLSAVYMQYEEDSYSHIMGLIEQYAAPLPPAIFLGLAQKIYKRKK, from the exons ATGAATGGAGACCAGAAATTGGACGCGTTCGCCCAAGAAAGGCAGGATTTCATCCAGCACTTCTCCCAGATTGTCAAGGTGCTGACTGAGGAGGACATTGGGCACCCAGAGACAGGAGATGCCATTACCCGACTCAAGGAG GTCCTGGAGTACAATGCCATCGGAGGCAAGTACAATCGGGGTTTGACGGTGGTGGTAACGTTCCGGGAGCTTGTGGAGCCTGGGAAACAAGATCCTGACAGTCTCCAGCGGGCCTTGACTGTGGGCTGGTGTGTGGAACTG CTCCAAGCCTTCTTCCTGGTGTCAGATGACATTATGGACTCATCCCTCACCCGCCGGGGGCAGACTTGCTGGTATCTGAAG CCAGGCATAGGTTTGGATGCCATCAATGATGCTTTCCTTCTGGAATCATCCATCTACCGCCTATTGAAGCTGTACTGTCGGGAACAGCCCTATTACCTGAACCTGATCGAGCTCTTCCTGCAG AGTTCTTATCAAACTGAGATCGGACAGACCTTGGACCTCATCACAGCCCCCCAGGGCAACGTGGATCTTGGCAGATTCACAGAAAAGAG GTATAAGTCTATTGTCAAGTACAAGACAGCTTTCTACTCCTTTTACCTTCCTGTAGCTGCAGCCATGTATATG GCGGGCATTGATGGGGAGAAGGAGCATGCCAATGCCAAGAAGATCCTGCTGGAGATGGGAGAGTTCTTTCAGATTCAG GATGATTACCTTGATCTCTTTGGGGACCCCAGCGTGACGGGTAAGGTCGGCACAGACATCCAGGACAACAAGTGCAGCTGGCTGGTGGTTCAGTGTCTGCAGCGGGCCTCTCCAGAACAGCGCCAAATCCTGCAG GAGAACTATGGGCAGAAGGAGGCTGAGAAGGTGGCCCGAGTGAAGGCGCTCTACGAGGAGATGAATCTGTCGGCTGTGTACATGCAATACGAGGAAGACAGTTACAGCCACATTATGGGTCTCATCGAGCAGTATGCTGCGCCGCTACCCCCAGCCATCTTCCTGGGGTTAGCACAAAAGATCTACAAGCGGAAAAAGTGA
- the FDPS gene encoding farnesyl pyrophosphate synthase isoform X1, translating to MPPPMLPLSRWLRSVGVLLLPAPCWVPRDRLLGPLRRPTLGHGCPVLGAWHSARCWRQAWTEEPRAFYSSLRMNGDQKLDAFAQERQDFIQHFSQIVKVLTEEDIGHPETGDAITRLKEVLEYNAIGGKYNRGLTVVVTFRELVEPGKQDPDSLQRALTVGWCVELLQAFFLVSDDIMDSSLTRRGQTCWYLKPGIGLDAINDAFLLESSIYRLLKLYCREQPYYLNLIELFLQSSYQTEIGQTLDLITAPQGNVDLGRFTEKRYKSIVKYKTAFYSFYLPVAAAMYMAGIDGEKEHANAKKILLEMGEFFQIQDDYLDLFGDPSVTGKVGTDIQDNKCSWLVVQCLQRASPEQRQILQENYGQKEAEKVARVKALYEEMNLSAVYMQYEEDSYSHIMGLIEQYAAPLPPAIFLGLAQKIYKRKK from the exons ATGCCACCCCCCATGCTGCCCCTGTCCCGCTGGCTGAGATCTGTGGGGGTCTTATTGCTGCCAGCCCCGTGCTGGGTGCCCCGGGACAGGTTGCTGGGTCCCCTACGGCGACCCACCCTGGGGCACGGGTGCCCAGTCCTGGGGGCCTGGCACAGTGCCCGCTGCTGGCGGCaagcgtggacagaggagcctcg AGCATTTTACTCCTCCCTCAGAATGAATGGAGACCAGAAATTGGACGCGTTCGCCCAAGAAAGGCAGGATTTCATCCAGCACTTCTCCCAGATTGTCAAGGTGCTGACTGAGGAGGACATTGGGCACCCAGAGACAGGAGATGCCATTACCCGACTCAAGGAG GTCCTGGAGTACAATGCCATCGGAGGCAAGTACAATCGGGGTTTGACGGTGGTGGTAACGTTCCGGGAGCTTGTGGAGCCTGGGAAACAAGATCCTGACAGTCTCCAGCGGGCCTTGACTGTGGGCTGGTGTGTGGAACTG CTCCAAGCCTTCTTCCTGGTGTCAGATGACATTATGGACTCATCCCTCACCCGCCGGGGGCAGACTTGCTGGTATCTGAAG CCAGGCATAGGTTTGGATGCCATCAATGATGCTTTCCTTCTGGAATCATCCATCTACCGCCTATTGAAGCTGTACTGTCGGGAACAGCCCTATTACCTGAACCTGATCGAGCTCTTCCTGCAG AGTTCTTATCAAACTGAGATCGGACAGACCTTGGACCTCATCACAGCCCCCCAGGGCAACGTGGATCTTGGCAGATTCACAGAAAAGAG GTATAAGTCTATTGTCAAGTACAAGACAGCTTTCTACTCCTTTTACCTTCCTGTAGCTGCAGCCATGTATATG GCGGGCATTGATGGGGAGAAGGAGCATGCCAATGCCAAGAAGATCCTGCTGGAGATGGGAGAGTTCTTTCAGATTCAG GATGATTACCTTGATCTCTTTGGGGACCCCAGCGTGACGGGTAAGGTCGGCACAGACATCCAGGACAACAAGTGCAGCTGGCTGGTGGTTCAGTGTCTGCAGCGGGCCTCTCCAGAACAGCGCCAAATCCTGCAG GAGAACTATGGGCAGAAGGAGGCTGAGAAGGTGGCCCGAGTGAAGGCGCTCTACGAGGAGATGAATCTGTCGGCTGTGTACATGCAATACGAGGAAGACAGTTACAGCCACATTATGGGTCTCATCGAGCAGTATGCTGCGCCGCTACCCCCAGCCATCTTCCTGGGGTTAGCACAAAAGATCTACAAGCGGAAAAAGTGA